The following is a genomic window from Planctomycetota bacterium.
CGGCCGATCGATACCGCTCCGGCGGCCGACACCGCCGTGGCGCGTTCGACTCCAGCCAGCGCCGGCAATGGACGCTCGCAGCCCGGCCGCACCGCGCCTGGGGCTGCAACACCCGAGCCGTCGACACCGCAGCCCGAAGCGCCGACCGAAGTCGCTAACAACACACCCGCGAACGACCCGGCACCTGTCGCATCACCCACACCCACTACGCCGACCTCGTCGATGCCGGTCGTCGCCGCAAGGTCGTCGGCCCCGACCACCATCCTTCCGCCGAGCCCGTCACCGGAACTGGTGGCGATCGCCGGTCGCGCGACGCCGCCGACGCAGGCGTATGCCGCCGTGCTCCCGCCCGTCCAAGTTTCGACGCAGGCCATCGCCATGGCGGAGGTCGCCCCGCCGACGTCGGTCTTGCCGTCCGAATCGCTCTTCGACCAGCCCATCGACCCGCTCAGCGACGCAGCCCCCGAGACGCCCGGTCAACACACGTTCATCGCGATGTGGGACATCGAAGGCGAAGCACTCGCGGTGGAGCTTCCCTCGCAGTTCGACGAGATCGAGATTGCCGTCCCGTACGACCCGAACGCCGCCGCCGCGACCGGAGCGCCGATCGAGCGACTCAAGCTCTGGGCGTTCAACGAGACCGACGGCTGGGAGCGTGTCTACGACGAGTCCCTGTACCACAACATCACGGATCACATTATCGGCGGCCGCGTCTCGACCGACGTCGCGATCGTCGGCGTGAGCTTCCCCGAGCCGGCGGTCATGGGTCTGCTCGCGACCGGAGCGGCATTGTTGTTGCCGCGGCGCCGCCGATAAGCTCGCACTCGGTACGAACTGTTCTTTCGCCGATAACGCCTGTTGCTTTGCCCGGCGGTCTACCGTCAAGTACGGTTGCACCAAGGAGATCGCCCGTGAGTAAGAACTTCAACGACTGGCTCGCCGAGGGCGAGGATCTGTACAACACCGCCGTCGCCGAGCTCGAAGAGCTCGTGCAGCAGCGCAACGAGATCGACCAGCGCCTTTCTGCCAAGCAGGACGAGGTCAACCAGATCGCCAAGGTCATCGGCAAACCCGAGGTGGAAGGTGCCGAGCCCGACGTCGAGATCGTCGGCGGCGAGGGCGGCGTCCGACGCGCGCCCAACAGCTCCAACACCATCGCCCGCGCACTCACTGGCCAAGGTCTGGCCCGTTGAGACATCGCCGCATCAGCGACGACCAACTCATTGACGTAGCCCAGCGCCACGCGTTCGACTTCTTCGCCAACCCGGCGCACTGGCGACCGATGGGTGTGCTCGATCGCGACAGCACCACTTCCCCGATCAGCTCCGCCGCAACCGGCTTCGGTTTCGCGGCTTTTGCCGTCGGTGTCGAACGCGGCTGGATCAAGCGTACTGACGCCCTTGAACGCCTCCGCACCGTCGCCGCGAACTTGCGTGCCTCGGAGCAGTCCAACGACGCCTTCGCCGCCGGGAAGAACGGCTTCTTCTATCACTTTCTCTGCCCCGATACCGGTCGGCGTATCTGGAAGAGTGAGCTATCGAGCATTGACACCGCCCTGCTCGCGGCCGGCTTGCTCTGGGCGGGCGCGTACTTCGATGACGCGGAACTCTCCGAACACGTCGAGGTTCTGACCGACGCGATCGACTGGAACTGGATGCGTCACGGGCAACGCCGCATCTCCCACGGCTGGCATCCGCACGGCAAATCGTCGGGCCGGTTCATGAAGTACCATTGGCACGGCTACAACGAAGCGCTGCTGCTGCAACCGCTCGCGCTCGGCTCACGCACCCACCCCGTCCCCGCCGACTGTTACGACGCATGGCTGGAGGACTACACGATCGAAACGCACTACGGCCAGACTTACATCTTCTGCGGCCCGCTGTTTACCCACCTTTTCCCGATCTGTTTCCTCGATCTGCGTGGTCGACACGACGCGTTCACGGCCGAGCACGGCTTCGACTATCACGCCAACGCCGAGCGCGCCACACGCATGCAGTCGACTTACGCCGGGGCGAACCCCGACGGCTTTGCCAGCTACGCCGCCGATTGCTTCGGCGTCACCGCCAGTGATGGCCCGCACCTCGGCGAACACAACGGTCGCCGCTACTACACCTACCACGCCCGATCGGTCCCTTGCGGCCCGGACGACGGCACGATCTGCGCACCGATGACAGCGGCCGCACTCCCGCTCTGCCCGGACGTCGTGCTGCCGGCCATGCAAAACTTTCATCAGCGTGGCCTGCTCAACCGTACGTTCAACGACACTTTCCCCTGGGTCGCGCCCGACCTGCTCGGCGTCGACGTCGGCCCGACCGTACTCATGATCGAGAACCACCGCAGCGGGCTCATGTGGGATCTTTCTCGCGAAATTCCCCAGGTGCAGACCGGGCTCGACCGCTGCGGCTTCAGCCCCGCCCCTACCGTTGGCGTTCATGCTGCGGCGCATTGAACCCCTGTCATCGACACACGCTGGAATCGCCATGGGCGTATCGGCGCATGTGATGTGGGGTTTGTTCCCGCTGTACTTTGTGCTGGTCAAAGTAGTGCCGCCACCGATGATTCTTGGCTATCGGATCATCTGGGCCGCATTGCTGATGGCCGCGCTCTTGCCCGTGATCAAGATCAACGCCTCGATGCGTTCGGCCATCGCGGACCGCAAGACACTCGCCAAGTTGCTGAGCACGTCGGTGCTGATCGCGATCAACTGGCTCGTGTTCATCTACGCCGTCACCACCGGACGGGCGTTGGAAGCTTCGCTCGCCTATTTCATTTCACCGCTTGCGATCGTTGGGCTCGGCGTCGTCTTCCTGGGCGAACGGCTCAACCGCGTCCAACTCGGTTGCCTCGCGCTCGCAAGCGCCGGCGTGGCGTACAAGATTTACGCCACTGGCGCGCTGCCGTGGATCGCGATCGTGTTGCCGGCGTCGTTCGGCCTCTACTCGCTGATCCGCAAGACCGCCGCCGCCGACAGCCGGACCGCGCTCTCGGTCGAAACCTTCATCCTCGCCCCGCTCGGCGTCGTGTACGTCGTGTTCATGCACGGAAGCGGCCAGGTCGATGAGGTGCCGTGGAGTGTTGGCCTGCATGCGATGCTCTCGCTCAGCGGCGTGATGACCGTCGCACCACTGCTGCTTTACGGCGGGGCCGCCAAACGCCTCACCCTCAGCAGCCTCGGCTTCATCCAGTACCTCGGCCCGACCCTGCAAATGCTCATCGCCACACTCGTCCTCGGCGAAACGTTCGGCCCCGACAACGTCATCACCTTCGGCCTCATCTGGATCGCCCTGGCCATCTACACCTACAACGCCGTCCAACGCGAACGTCGGCGACGCGCCGCGCCGCCGATCCCGTCATAACCGCGGATCGACCGGCTCGCTCTCCAAAGCGAGCACGCCGAACACACACTCGTGCACCCGACGAAGCGGCTCGCGATCGATGAAGCGGTGTAACGCTTCGAGCCCGAGGGAGAACTCACGCAGCGCCATCGACCGCTTACCGCCGAGGTGTCGCCCGCGCAGCTGGGCGAGGTGGGAGATGTACTCGGGTCCGTAAATGATCCGCAGGTACTCGCGTCCACGAACTTTCATTGCGGGTTGCACGAATCCACGCGGTCCGTGATTGATCCAGTCGATCGGCTTCACGACTATCCCCTCACCGCCGTCACCGGTGAGCTGTTCCCACCACGCCACGGCGTCGACGACGCTGCGATCATCGGCAAGCTCGACCACGCGATGGTTCGTTGCGATGACCGGACCGCCGGCGAGACGCGCAAGCGTCGACATGTGCCAGGCATGGTCGCCATCAGTGTGAACTTTCCCCTCAGACGCAAGCAGGTGGAACGGCGCGAGCTTCAAGTCGGCGACCGACGCGACCGGCCAGCAGTATCGCCGATAGGCGTCAACGTAGCGCGCGATGTGCTCACGCCGACGCTCGGTGCGTTGGAGCAGCCCGGACACGTGCGGGTCGTCCGGCAACGTCGCCGACCGCAGCGCCTCGATCGCAGCCGACAGGCCGGCCTCCGCCGCGCTGCCAACCGCCGCGTACTGCGTCCGCAGCAGATCCTGCGCCTTGGCCGACCACGGCATCAGTTCACAGTCCAGACAAAACCAGTCCGTCTCGAACTCGTCCCAGAATCCCGCGGCAGTTAAGGCGTTTCGCACGATGTTTAGCAACTCGCCGGTGATGCCGTCGTCGAAGAACGGTCGACCGGTGCGCGTGTAGATCACACCGGCGTCCGGGGCCGACTCGACGCCGAACCGCTCGATGGCCAACGACTCGTCGCGACACACCACGACGATCGCCCGGCTGCCCATGTGCTTCTCCTGACAAACCAAACATTCGATCCCGGCGTTGCGAAAGTAGTTGAACGCCTCGTCGGGATGCTCCAGCAGATCGTCACGTTTGCTCGTCTCACAAGGGCTCATCGTCGGCGGCAGGTGGATCAGCCAACGCGGGTCGATCGTGAATCGGCTCATCACCTCCAGCGCCGCCGCCGCGTTCTCGGCGCGGACGATCACGCTCCGCTGCAAGCACGTTTCGATGACGCGCTTGCCGGTGACGTCGGCCAAGTCGAGAACATCGTCGTGCTCGTACTGCTGGGGGCGGTCCGCTTCGAGGAACGGCCGGCCCGGCTCGGCGTACTTCGACTTTGCCGGAACGGACACGAACTCCCGCTCGGGCCAGCGCAACGCTGTGAGCTTGCCGCCGAAGACGCAGCCGGTGTCGATGTTGACAGTGTTGTTGAGCCATTGCGGGTCGGCGACCGGCGTGTGGCCGTAGACAAGGGTGGCGTCACCGCGGTAGTCAGCGGCCCAGTTGAGCCGCACCGGCAGGCCATGCTCGTCGGTCTCGCCGGTCGTGTCGCCGTAGAGCGCAAACTCACGCACCCGCCGCGACGCCCGACCGATGTACTTCTCCTTCAAACCGGCGTGTGCGACAACGAGCTTGCCGACATCGAGAACGTAGTGGCTCACGAGTCGATTGAGGAACGACGTGATCGCGGGTAGATCGTCGCCGGCGTCGGCCTCGATCTGGTCCATGGTCTCGGCGAGACCGTGGTTGCGTTGCACCTTGCGGCCCTTCAGCGCTTTGAGCAGCTTCGCGTCGTGATTGCCCGGCACGCAAAGCGCGGTGCCGGCGGCGACCATGTGACGCACGATGTTCAACACACCCAGCGAGTCCGGCCCGCGGTCGACGAGGTCGCCGACGAAAACCGCCTTCCGCCCCGGTGGAGGAACGATGTGAAACCGCTTGGTTGTTTGATAGCCGAGCGATTCGAGCAGGTCGCAGAGCTCGTCTGCGCAGCCGTGCACATCGCCAATGACGTCGAACGGCCCGGCATCGTCGCGGCGATCGTTCCACAGCCTCGTCCGCCCGATCTCCACGGACGCCAGCTCGTCGGGTGACTCGAAGACATGGATCTGCCGGAACCCCTCCCGCTTGAAACCGCGCAGGCCGCGGCGGAGCGCGATCAACTGGTTCCGAATGACGTGCTTGCCGAACTGGCGGTCGGGACGGGCTTCGTTGCGTTCCTGGCAAAGCTTCTCGGGCATCTTCAGCACGATCGCAACAGGCAGCACATCGTGCGCCCGCGCCAACTGCACCAGCGATGCCCGGTCTTCCTTGCGCACGTTGGTCGCGTCGACGACGGTGAGTTTGCCAAGCGCGAGACGCTTGCCGGCGATGTAGTGCAGCACGTCGAACGCGTCACCGCTGACGGTTTGGTCGTTCTCGTCATCGCTGACCAGGCCGCGACATACGTCACTGCTGAGCACCTCGGTCGACGCAAAGTGGATGCGCGCGAATGTGCTCTTGCCGGACCCGCTGGGTCCCATGAGCACGACGAGGCACAGCTCGGGAATGTCGATGGTCACGACGCCTCCCGCGTGAAGATCGCCATCTGCGTGGGCGGACCAGTGTCGGGGTGGTCGTCGCCGATCGGGGCGTAGGTGACGACGTAACCGAACGCCTCAGCCGCCGCGTCGCACCACGCGGCGAACTCGGCGCGATCCCACTCGAATCGGTGATCGCGATGCCGCATTTGTCCGGCCGGTAGTGTCTCCCAGTGCACGTTGTACTCACGGTTGGGCGTGGTGAGGATCACGCGCGTTGGGCGAACGAACTCGAACACGACCCGACGCAGTGCGGTGAGGCGCGGCGGATCGAGGTGCTCGATAACCTCGACGAGGCAGGCCGCGTCGAACGGCGGATCAGTCTCGAGCCGGCGATCGCGGTAGGTCAGCGAGCCGTGGAGCAACGCGATCCGCTGCCGCTTGACCACCGGCATGCGACCCAGTTTCAGCCGACGCTCAGCGAACTCCAGCGACCGGCTCGACACGTCGACGCCGACGACCTGCTGGACCGATCGCTCGTCCAGAAGTCGTCGCAACAGCCGGCCTTCGCCACAGCCGAGATCGACCACGCGCTCAGCTCCGGCGTCGATCAGCGCGTGCGTCACCGCGTCGAGCCGTTGCTCGTGCAGGCTGATCGGTTTCTCGATCGCCAGTTCCTGCGCGTCGGGATCATCCGGCTCGTCGACCGCCAAGCGACGCAACGCCTCAGCAACGAGTGACTGACGCTTCTTGAGATACCGCCGGGCGATGGCCGGCTTCTGCGTATGTTCCGCGAGCCAGCCCTCGCCGTGGCGCAGCAGCTTGTCCACCTCATCGCTGCCGACGAAGTAGTGCTTGTCCGCATCGAGCACCGGTAGCAACACGTACAAGTGGCTGAGCAGATCCGCGAGCCGAATCGTCTGGGTGAGTGTCACCGTGAAGTACGTGCCGCCGCCCCACTCGGGGAACTGCTCGTCGAGCGGATGTTGCAGAGTGTCGACCACGTAGCCGAGCGGCTCGAAGAGATCGCGCAGGAAACCCTCGCCGCCACGGCACGGAACCGGGCCGACGGTCGTCGTCAACGGGATCGAGGTCTCGACCAACTCGGGCCGCTGCTTACAGGTGCCGGAGAGCGCGGTGCCGTAGACCTGTGCGATGGCGACTGAGAGAAACGACGATGCCGCATATGGCCGATCGCTGACATATTCGGCCAACGACAGGCCCGGCCCGCGGCGCCGCAATGACACCGGGTCGATCTCGAGCATCAACGTGGCGGTGCACTTTCTCGGTGACGCGTCGGTGTAGAACACATGTGCTGTGCCGAAGGAAAGCCCCTTCGCCTGCGGTCGGCCGGGGTTCTTGTGTAGCAGATAACCGAGATCGGTTGCCGGCTCATGCGTCGTCGAAATCTGCAGCAGCATCGCCCCACCCGCCCTTCACGACTCAGCACGCCCGAGAGGACTCGAACCTCTAACCCTCGGTTCCGAAGACCGATGCTCTATCCAATTGAGCTACGGGCGCGTCGGTGGCATGATACGCGTCTCGAACATGATCGTCGTCAACACAGAAAACGTGCCCGGGTATCGCATCACCGCCGTGCGGGGGTTGGTTCAGGGCAACACGGTCCGGGCCAAACATCTCGGAAGGGACATTGCCGCATCGCTCAAGAACCTCGCCGGCGGCGAGTTGCGCGGGTACACCGAGCTTCTCGTCGAAGCCCGCCGCGAGGCGATCGAACGGCTGCTCATGCAGGCTCAGCAACTCGGGGCGAATGCCGTGGTAAACGTTCGCTTCAGCACGTCGGCGGTCACCAGCGGCGCTGCGGAGTTGTACGCGTACGGCACCGCAGTCATCGTCGAGCCTGACGGCGACCCACGGACACAGACAACCGACACGACCGGCGTCCCGGAAGTGCCACCCCTGCCGGAGCCGTCGTGATCGTGCCGAACCTCATGCTCGCCAACGGCGACGACATCGGCTTCATCGTGTCGATGGTCTGCACGTTCGCGTTTCCCGTCGCGCTGGTGCTCTTCGGCCTGACGCTCGGAGCGTACTTCGAGAAACGCCACCTCCGACAGATCAAACGACGCAAGGGAGCCCTCGCACATGTGCCATTGTCGGACACGCAGGCAATGCCGCAGGTCGACCCGACCGTGCAGGTGTCGCTCGTGACGGCCGAGGCTGTTTACTCGGCGGGGTATCTCAAGGGACTGCTCGCGGCACTGAAAAAGATTTTCGGCGGCGAACTACGCAGCTATCGGTTGCTGATGTTCCGTACACGCGAGGAGGCGATTCTGCGGCTGACCGAGCAAGCGGTGTCGCTCGGGTACGACGGGATCTGCAACCTGC
Proteins encoded in this region:
- a CDS encoding glucoamylase family protein: MRHRRISDDQLIDVAQRHAFDFFANPAHWRPMGVLDRDSTTSPISSAATGFGFAAFAVGVERGWIKRTDALERLRTVAANLRASEQSNDAFAAGKNGFFYHFLCPDTGRRIWKSELSSIDTALLAAGLLWAGAYFDDAELSEHVEVLTDAIDWNWMRHGQRRISHGWHPHGKSSGRFMKYHWHGYNEALLLQPLALGSRTHPVPADCYDAWLEDYTIETHYGQTYIFCGPLFTHLFPICFLDLRGRHDAFTAEHGFDYHANAERATRMQSTYAGANPDGFASYAADCFGVTASDGPHLGEHNGRRYYTYHARSVPCGPDDGTICAPMTAAALPLCPDVVLPAMQNFHQRGLLNRTFNDTFPWVAPDLLGVDVGPTVLMIENHRSGLMWDLSREIPQVQTGLDRCGFSPAPTVGVHAAAH
- the rarD gene encoding EamA family transporter RarD, which encodes MGVSAHVMWGLFPLYFVLVKVVPPPMILGYRIIWAALLMAALLPVIKINASMRSAIADRKTLAKLLSTSVLIAINWLVFIYAVTTGRALEASLAYFISPLAIVGLGVVFLGERLNRVQLGCLALASAGVAYKIYATGALPWIAIVLPASFGLYSLIRKTAAADSRTALSVETFILAPLGVVYVVFMHGSGQVDEVPWSVGLHAMLSLSGVMTVAPLLLYGGAAKRLTLSSLGFIQYLGPTLQMLIATLVLGETFGPDNVITFGLIWIALAIYTYNAVQRERRRRAAPPIPS
- a CDS encoding polynucleotide kinase-phosphatase codes for the protein MTIDIPELCLVVLMGPSGSGKSTFARIHFASTEVLSSDVCRGLVSDDENDQTVSGDAFDVLHYIAGKRLALGKLTVVDATNVRKEDRASLVQLARAHDVLPVAIVLKMPEKLCQERNEARPDRQFGKHVIRNQLIALRRGLRGFKREGFRQIHVFESPDELASVEIGRTRLWNDRRDDAGPFDVIGDVHGCADELCDLLESLGYQTTKRFHIVPPPGRKAVFVGDLVDRGPDSLGVLNIVRHMVAAGTALCVPGNHDAKLLKALKGRKVQRNHGLAETMDQIEADAGDDLPAITSFLNRLVSHYVLDVGKLVVAHAGLKEKYIGRASRRVREFALYGDTTGETDEHGLPVRLNWAADYRGDATLVYGHTPVADPQWLNNTVNIDTGCVFGGKLTALRWPEREFVSVPAKSKYAEPGRPFLEADRPQQYEHDDVLDLADVTGKRVIETCLQRSVIVRAENAAAALEVMSRFTIDPRWLIHLPPTMSPCETSKRDDLLEHPDEAFNYFRNAGIECLVCQEKHMGSRAIVVVCRDESLAIERFGVESAPDAGVIYTRTGRPFFDDGITGELLNIVRNALTAAGFWDEFETDWFCLDCELMPWSAKAQDLLRTQYAAVGSAAEAGLSAAIEALRSATLPDDPHVSGLLQRTERRREHIARYVDAYRRYCWPVASVADLKLAPFHLLASEGKVHTDGDHAWHMSTLARLAGGPVIATNHRVVELADDRSVVDAVAWWEQLTGDGGEGIVVKPIDWINHGPRGFVQPAMKVRGREYLRIIYGPEYISHLAQLRGRHLGGKRSMALREFSLGLEALHRFIDREPLRRVHECVFGVLALESEPVDPRL
- a CDS encoding 3' terminal RNA ribose 2'-O-methyltransferase Hen1, which encodes MLLQISTTHEPATDLGYLLHKNPGRPQAKGLSFGTAHVFYTDASPRKCTATLMLEIDPVSLRRRGPGLSLAEYVSDRPYAASSFLSVAIAQVYGTALSGTCKQRPELVETSIPLTTTVGPVPCRGGEGFLRDLFEPLGYVVDTLQHPLDEQFPEWGGGTYFTVTLTQTIRLADLLSHLYVLLPVLDADKHYFVGSDEVDKLLRHGEGWLAEHTQKPAIARRYLKKRQSLVAEALRRLAVDEPDDPDAQELAIEKPISLHEQRLDAVTHALIDAGAERVVDLGCGEGRLLRRLLDERSVQQVVGVDVSSRSLEFAERRLKLGRMPVVKRQRIALLHGSLTYRDRRLETDPPFDAACLVEVIEHLDPPRLTALRRVVFEFVRPTRVILTTPNREYNVHWETLPAGQMRHRDHRFEWDRAEFAAWCDAAAEAFGYVVTYAPIGDDHPDTGPPTQMAIFTREAS
- a CDS encoding YbjQ family protein, translated to MIVVNTENVPGYRITAVRGLVQGNTVRAKHLGRDIAASLKNLAGGELRGYTELLVEARREAIERLLMQAQQLGANAVVNVRFSTSAVTSGAAELYAYGTAVIVEPDGDPRTQTTDTTGVPEVPPLPEPS
- a CDS encoding heavy metal-binding domain-containing protein — encoded protein: MIVPNLMLANGDDIGFIVSMVCTFAFPVALVLFGLTLGAYFEKRHLRQIKRRKGALAHVPLSDTQAMPQVDPTVQVSLVTAEAVYSAGYLKGLLAALKKIFGGELRSYRLLMFRTREEAILRLTEQAVSLGYDGICNLRIDTADIANAVYRQNNPATYVCIVASGTAYKRAR